A genome region from Coffea arabica cultivar ET-39 chromosome 7e, Coffea Arabica ET-39 HiFi, whole genome shotgun sequence includes the following:
- the LOC113701370 gene encoding stress enhanced protein 2, chloroplastic, whose amino-acid sequence MALARPVFCELKSQNPVVEKSSNLGLNLQVQKARVPAEVTQTSGENGGSSTSSSSAKIVLQPRLCTLRTYGSDRVGVMKTKGVNGEDDQMSRFFATLSEYIESSKKSHDFEIISGRLAMVVFAATVGTEVVTGNSIFRKMDLQGIAGTAGFCVAAVTCAAVFAWFSSARNRVGRIFTVSCNTFIESLIDQIIDSLFYDNNDFDDWSDDV is encoded by the exons ATGGCCTTGGCTAGGCCGGttttttgtgagttgaagtCCCAGAATCCGGTTGTGGAGAAGAGTAGTAACCTGGGGTTGAATTTGCAGGTTCAGAAGGCTAGAGTTCCTGCTGAGGTTACACAAACCAGTGGAGAAAATGGTGGTAGTAGTACTAGTAGTAGCAGTGCTAAGATTGTGTTGCAGCCAAGACTCTGTACTCTGAGGACTTATGGGTCTGATCGTGTTGGGGTGATGAAAACTAAGGGTGTGAATGGGGAAGATGATCAGATGTCTCGGTTTTTTGCTACTTTGTCTGAGTATATTGAGAGCTCGAAGAAGAGTCATGACTTTGAGATCATCTCTGGTCGTCTTGCCATG GTTGTGTTTGCAGCCACGGTTGGCACAGAGGTAGTGACAGGCAATTCCATATTCAGAAAGATGGATTTACAAGGCATTGCAGGAACTGCAGGGTTTTGTGTGGCAGCTGTAACTTGTGCTGCAGTTTTCGCCTGGTTTTCCAGTGCTCGCAATAGAGTAGGTCGAATCTTTACAGTCAGTTGCAACACGTTTATCGAATCACTGATCGATCAAATCATCGATAGCTTGTTTTATGATAATAATGATTTCGACGATTGGTCTGATGACGTCTGA
- the LOC113701620 gene encoding cytochrome P450 81Q32-like, whose product MEQNLLSNISLLFLTLILPLLLLHKKRQKKSLPPSPPSLPILGHLHLLKPPLHKTFKHLSDKYGPIFSLRFGNQLAVITSSPAIVEECLTKNGIVFANRPSGLGSKYLNYDGTTIATAPYGPLWKRLRRISTMELFSGTRLNMFSANRQDETKLLVKNLYKKSSQNFARVEIRSQMMEMTINNIMTMFSGKRYYGYEVEDNKEALQFRDIVREMFELAILSPVDYFPILRWFGYQNLEKRMIAFQKKSDEFLQRLLDEQRTSPTGDGRRTIMEVLQSMQELEPEFFSDDIIKGFVLILLAAGSETSSSTIEWTMSLLLNHPKELERARAELDKNIGQNRLVEEEDLPKLPYLQSIIYESQRLLPATPILLPRASSSDCTIGNYTIPSTTILIVNAWAIHRDPQLWDDPESFKPERFLGLENDAYKHKFIPFGLGRRKCPGAGLANRLVGLTLGSLIQCFEWERISNELVDLSEGTGITMSKASPLEAICKPRESMVKFLAGI is encoded by the exons ATGGAACAAAATTTGTTGAGCAACATTTCCTTATTGTTCTTAACCTTAATTCTTCCACTGCTCCTTTTACACAAAAAAAGGCAGAAAAAATCTCTGCCACCAAGCCCTCCTTCCTTGCCAATCTTAGGCCATCTTCATTTGCTAAAACCACCACTGCACAAAACCTTTAAGCACCTTTCTGATAAATATGGTCCAATATTTTCCCTAAGGTTTGGTAATCAACTTGCGGTTATAACATCTTCACCTGCTATTGTCGAAGAATGCTTAACCAAAAATGGCATTGTTTTCGCGAACAGGCCTTCTGGACTTGGTTCGAAGTACCTCAACTACGACGGTACCACTATAGCTACTGCCCCCTATGGTCCTCTCTGGAAAAGACTTCGAAGGATCTCTACTATGGAACTCTTCTCAGGAACTCGCCTTAACATGTTTTCGGCAAATCGACAGGATGAAACCAAGTTACTAGTGAAAAATCTATACAAAAAATCATCCCAGAATTTTGCAAGAGTGGAGATACGATCCCAGATGATGGAGATGACCATTAACAATATAATGACAATGTTTTCCGGAAAGCGGTATTATGGATATGAAGTGGAAGACAACAAGGAGGCTTTGCAATTTCGGGACATTGTTCGGGAAATGTTTGAGCTGGCGATTTTGAGTCCAGTGGATTATTTTCCAATTCTGAGATGGTTTGGTTATCAGAATCTGGAGAAGAGAATGATTGCATTTcagaaaaaatctgatgagttCTTGCAACGTCTGCTAGACGAACAGCGAACTTCGCCAACTGGGGATGGAAGGAGGACGATTATGGAAGTATTGCAGTCCATGCAAGAATTGGAACCTGAATTCTTTTCGGATGATATCATCAAAGGTTTTGTACTG ATTCTACTGGCTGCTGGATCAGAGACTTCATCTTCAACAATAGAGTGGACTATGTCTCTTCTGCTCAACCATCCTAAAGAGCTGGAAAGGGCTAGAGCTGAGCTAGATAAAAACATTGGTCAAAATCGTTTGGTGGAAGAAGAAGATCTGCCTAAGCTGCCTTATCTCCAAAGCATCATCTATGAATCACAAAGATTACTTCCAGCCACTCCGATTCTTCTTCCACGTGCATCATCAAGTGATTGCACCATTGGAAACTACACCATACCCTCTACAACTATATTGATTGTAAATGCTTGGGCTATTCATAGGGATCCTCAGCTGTGGGATGACCCTGAGAGTTTCAAGCCAGAAAGGTTCTTAGGCTTGGAAAATGATGCATACAAGCATAAGTTCATACCATTTGGTCTTGGTAGGAGGAAATGTCCTGGCGCTGGCCTCGCCAATCGGCTGGTGGGATTGACTCTGGGATCATTAATTCAGTGCTTTGAATGGGAGAGGATCAGCAATGAGTTGGTAGACTTGTCTGAAGGTACAGGTATTACAATGTCTAAAGCCTCGCCGTTGGAGGCAATTTGCAAGCCTCGTGAATCCATGGTCAAATTTCTTGCTGGGATTTGA
- the LOC113701646 gene encoding protein MIZU-KUSSEI 1-like: MGEPRVSTSSQSSTSSKPPPPAPPLSLLQPSTKKKNKPKVLRVFRSVFRSFPIISPACKFPTLPGGKIPDGRNNAGSRITGTLFGYRKGRVSLSIQENPRTLPTLVVELAMQTTVLQREMSIGMVRIALECEKRPEKDKTKVLEEPMWTMYCNGKKAGYGVKREASEEDLYVMEVLKAISMGAGVLPGKSEVEGADGEIAYIRAHFERVVGSKDSETLYMLSPEGNNGPELSIFFVRV; the protein is encoded by the coding sequence ATGGGGGAGCCAAGAGTTAGCACTAGCTCTCAATCATCAACCTCATCAAAACCTCCTCCACCTGCGCCACCATTGTCCCTTCTTCAACCATcaaccaagaaaaaaaacaagccAAAAGTTCTTCGCGTTTTTCGATCTGTTTTTCGATCATTTCCCATCATATCACCTGCATGCAAGTTCCCCACTCTTCCGGGAGGCAAAATACCGGATGGAAGGAACAATGCCGGCTCGCGAATCACGGGCACGTTGTTCGGATACCGGAAAGGCCGCGTTAGCCTTTCCATACAAGAAAACCCTAGGACTCTCCCCACGTTGGTTGTAGAGCTGGCCATGCAGACCACCGTATTGCAAAGGGAAATGAGCATAGGGATGGTTAGGATTGCATTAGAATGCGAAAAGAGGCCTGAAAAGGACAAGACAAAAGTGTTAGAGGAGCCCATGTGGACAATGTATTGTAATGGGAAGAAAGCTGGTTATGGGGTCAAAAGGGAGGCTTCAGAGGAAGACTTGTACGTCATGGAAGTTCTCAAGGCCATTTCCATGGGCGCCGGCGTCTTGCCTGGGAAATCAGAGGTGGAGGGGGCAGATGGGGAAATAGCATATATTCGGGCACATTTTGAACGTGTGGTTGGATCAAAGGACTCGGAGACACTGTACATGTTGAGCCCAGAAGGGAACAATGGACCTGAATTGAGTATTTTCTTTGTAAGGGTATGA
- the LOC140011107 gene encoding 4-alpha-glucanotransferase, chloroplastic/amyloplastic-like — protein sequence MVIQMSSLLQIPTLFPPPQFSPPATANAVAVFPFTAKLTPNLTSRKKCLTAVYFQNGRGGAVVVGEDLPPDYADWHPKEASDSSSRRRAGVLLHPTSFPGPYGIGDLGPRAFRFLDWLHLAGCSVWQVLPLVPPGRRANEEGSPYSGQDANCGNTLLISLDELVEDGLLSKDELPKPLDIDHVNFSTVAKIKDPLIEKAAKRLIMSGGELKSQLERFRKDQDVASWLEDAAYFAAIDDSLNTFSWYDWPEPLKNRHLAALEEIYQTRKDFIDIFVAQQFLFQRQWQKIHDYAHKKGISIMGDMPIYVGYHSADVWANKKQFLLNRSGFPVLVSGVPPDAFSETGQLWESPLYDWKAMEKDGFSWWIRRIRRAQNLFDEFRIDHFRGFAGFWAVPSEAKVAMVGRWKVGPGKPLFDAIFRAVGKINIIAEDLGVITDDVVQLRKSIDAPGMAVLQFGFGSDAKNPHLPHKHEHNQVVYTGTHDNDTIRGWWDVLPQWERGNVIKYLGSIDQNEISWALIRAALSSVARTAIIPMQDILGLGSSARMNIPATQFGNWSWRLPSSMGFDELNGEAERLRGMIATYGRL from the exons ATGGTAATTCAGATGTCTTCTCTTTTACAGATACCGActctttttcctccacctcagTTCTCACCGCCGGCCACCGCCAACGCCGTCGCCGTATTTCCATTTACCGCCAAATTGACTCCGAACTTGACTAGCCGGAAAAAGTGTCTTACTGCAGTGTATTTCCAGAACGGCCGCGGCGGTGCGGTCGTCGTCGGTGAGGACTTGCCGCCTGACTACGCGGACTGGCATCCGAAGGAGGCTTCTGATTCTAGTAGCCGTAGAAGAGCAGGTGTGCTCCTCCATCCGACGTCGTTTCCTGGACCTTATGGAATCGGTGATCTTGGTCCTCGGGCCTTTCGCTTCCTCGATTGGCTTCATCTTGCCGGCTGCTCCGTTTGGCAG GTTCTTCCTCTAGTTCCACCAGGAAGGAGAGCCAATGAAGAAGGCTCACCCTATTCTGGCCAG GATGCAAATTGTGGCAACACCCTTTTAATCTCTCTTGATGAACTTGTGGAAGATGGTCTTTTGTCGAAGGATGAGCTTCCTAAACCACT AGATATAGACCATGTGAATTTCTCAACTGTTGCTAAGATAAAGGATCCATTGATAGAAAAG GCTGCAAAGAGGCTTATTATGAGTGGTGGTGAGCTCAAAAGTCAGCTTGAGCGTTTTCGGAAGGATCAAGATGTTGCAA GTTGGCTTGAAGATGCTGCATATTTTGCTGCTATTGATGATTCTTTAAATACTTTTAGCTGGTATGATTGGCCTGAACCACTGAAAAATCGCCATCTTGCAGCATTGGAAGAGATTTATCAAACTAGGAAGGATTTT ATTGACATATTTGTCGCTCAACAGTTTTTATTCCAGAGGCAGTGGCAAAAAATTCATGATTATGCTCACAAGAAAGGAATTAGTATAATGGGAGACATGCCAATTTATGTTGGTTATCATAGTGCAGATGTTTGGGCAAATAAGAAACAGTTTTTGCTG AATAGGAGTGGTTTTCCTGTCCTAGTAAGTGGTGTTCCACCTGATGCTTTTAGTGAAACCGGTCAACTTTGGGAGAG CCCCCTATATGATTGGAAAGCCATGGAGAAGGATGGATTTTCTTGGTGGATACGCCGCATTAGACGGGCTCAAAATCTGTTTGATGAATTTCGGATTGATCACTTTAGAGGATTTGCTGGCTTTTGGGCTGTTCCTTCTG AAGCAAAAGTTGCAATGGTAGGAAGATGGAAG GTAGGACCTGGAAAACCTTTGTTTGATGCCATATTCAGAGCTGTTGGAAAGATCAATATCATAGCAGAAGACTTG GGAGTGATAACTGATGATGTGGTTCAGCTAAGAAAATCAATAGATGCACCAGGAATGGCTGTGCTTCAGTTTG GGTTTGGAAGTGATGCAAAGAACCCTCATCTGCCTCACAAGCATGAGCACAATCAAGTTGTGTACACTGGAACTCATGATAATGACACT ATCCGAGGATGGTGGGATGTATTGCCGCAGTGGGAGAGAGGCAAT GTTATAAAGTATCTTGGAAGTATTGAccaaaatgaaatttcttggGCACTGATCCGGGCTGCACTTTCTTCGGTCGCTCGGACTGCAATAATACCAATGCAGGACATCCTTGGATTGGGAAGTTCAGCTAGGATGAATATTCCGGCAACTCAG TTTGGAAATTGGAGTTGGAGGTTACCCAGTTCGATGGGTTTTGATGAGTTGAACGGTGAGGCAGAGAGATTGAGAGGAATGATTGCAACATACGGGCGGTTGTGA